The genomic DNA ACTTGAAAGACCTGAGCGGTAGGTCCCTGCGAAATCGCCCGACCCGGGTTGAAGCGAAATCGGATTCAGGCCCGTGTAGCTTTCGGGCAGACGGTTATTGGAACTCGTATCGCTCGCGACCGGGGACGAAGCCGGTCCGGTGTACGAGTGCGTGCCGATCCCATGAAAGTGATTTCCGTGATGGAATAGAAGCGTCAACCGCCCTTCGTTCGTGTTGTATTCCCCGGAGTATGTACCGTACGTGACGGTATCTGCGTCATCAACACCGACATAGTAGGTGCCGAGTTGAGAGGCATGAGCGGTGGTGCCGATCGCGGCAACGACCAGCAAACCCAATAAACGATTAACCAACGACATCAATTTTTTCCTCGCGTCTTTTAGCTAGACAAATAGGGAACTTAGTGGGGCAGATCGTCGAGCCACACGGGGACGAAATGCTTTCCGAGTGAACCGTCATAAACGTTACAGTCCACAAGAGAGAATGTATTGCGAATGCAGTAGGGTTGCAAGTAGAGGGGCTGGGTGAGTGGCCCGCCGTCTGGATGAGGAGCCAAGCGGTCGCGTCGTCGAACGCCGATGTCGCTACCCGTCGCGAAGGGAAGTGATCGTGACCTAGCGACCGCGATATTGACTTGGCGAAAGCTGCATGATCTTTCGAAAGCTTCGGCTGAAATACGCGTGATCGTAGAAGCCACCCGCGTGGGCAACTTCGGAAACCGTCATGTCGGTTTCTAGAAGAATCTTCGCGGCCTGTTCCACGCGAATTCGTACGAGGTACTGTCGGGGAGAGGCGCCGAATGCGCGGCGAAACCGGCGTTCGTAATGTCCGACCGAAAGGCCCGCCATCTCGGCCAACTCTTCGGTGGAAAGACATTCTGCGAAGTTTTCGTGAAGATGGGTGATCACTTTGGCAAAGGCATCCATCGTTTCGCCGAGACCGCGAAAGACGCAGCCAACTCTGACGAAAATCCATAGCAACCGTTGTGTGAGCTTCTGACCGATCGCAAGGCCGCTCCAAATCAAGCGTAGAAGTCCCGGCACACGCCCGTTCTGCATTCAAAGTAATACCGACAGGAACCAGAATGTCGTGCGACGATCCTTCGGTGTCTTGCAGCGTTCCCCCAATGTTTGGCGTGACACTAAGCAGTTGAACACGAATGATTCGGCTTAGGTCAATTCACTCTCACGTTGCCTGTCCTTCTGCATGATGATTGATGGGCCAAGAAAATGCGGACCGGTTTTGGATGGGGGGCGGCTGCTGATCCCAACGTTTCTTCGCATCTCAGTCAGAGCACGGAAAACCGTTGGAAAGCTGAATCGTTCGCAATTCATACTCCGCCGAGAACGTCCTCGGCGGTGCAATCAAACGTTACCGTTTCCGTAGAATGTCCCGGACGCTATTAGCCAAGCTGAAGGAACATCGCAACAGGTGGTCGTTCGGACGTGTTTTTCGGTTTGGGCGTTTGCTTGATCGGATAGGTTTCATGTTGGGCAGCAGCGAAGGTCCGTCGTACTTCGGTCCGAAGTGCGATAGCTCGACGGGATACGGATTCAAGTTGCGAGAGCGCTTCACTGACAAGATTCGAACCGAGACGGTCGATTGCTTGGTGGATCGTCTGGACTCGGTCGAGTTCGCGTGTCAGTTCTGCTAAGCCCGCGGGAGGTTTGATTTGAAGGTTCAGCTTTTTCAATAACGGTTGCAGTGCCTTATCAGCTAGCGCCTCAAACGGCTTTAGTACAACGCCGACAATTTGACCGGGCTTTTCCAAAATCTCCCGGATCGTAAAACGTAGGTACTTTTTCGAGAACGGCAGCTTGATCTTCAGTTCCTTCCCCAGGGTGTTGTCTAGCTTCCCAACTGTCGCTTCGGCGGGCACGATTTTCTTTTCGAAGCCCGCCAGCGAATGGCCTACCGATTGATAGGCGGTGAACATTCGGCCGAGTCGATTTACCTGACGAAGGATTGAGACGGTATTCTCAGTTGCCGTATGCAATACCCGGTTTGCTGACCGAAGCATCGGATTTATCTCGCCGACACATCGATCAACTTTGGAGGAGACGCTCGGGAGACGGCTTGCTTGTATTGATAGTGACGCTAGTTCACTTCGCCATACTGCAACGCCGTTTCGATACCCGGCGAGTTTTTGACGCCCGCCCATCACGGTTTGCTCGATCGAAACCAGGCGTTGCTTTAGAGGCTTCAAAACATTGCGTTCGCAGTGATCAGATTTCTTTCGCAGCTCATGAAGTTGCTCATGGATCCGCTGGAGATTCCTGCTTAGGTTTCTTGCAAACGTTCGCACTTTGGGAATTGATTGGTAGGGCTTCAGTTGATCGATCAGCTTTTCAACACGCCGGTCAAGTGAGCGGATCATTCCGGACACACGGATTGCCGTGTCCACGCGCCCGCGAGCATCTCGAACGTTGGACTGCAACTCACTTAGTTGAGATTCGAGCGATCGCAGGTCCGTTTGCATCCGTCCTAGTTCCGAATCGACTTGCCGGGTCAGAGTCATTTGGGGAGGAATCTTCGACGCTGTCGAAACAGATGCGACAAGGGCGAACATCAAAAGAATGCTGAAGCGTTTCATGGCTGGGGTACTCGGTGGCTGAACTGTCAGTGACTTGACAAATCAGTGATTTGACGAGTCCGCGGAGGAGATTCGCTCTCACCCGTCCCTGCGGAATTCAATTCCGAGTGCCTTAAAGAAAACCGAATGGTTTTTGCGTTTGCTTGCCGACAGCAAATTTTTCAGTGCTTGTACTAGCCGTTCACTGCGTCACGGCAACACCGGCTTGCTTGAGAAACCAGCGGGCATGTCCCAGCCGTGAAAGGGCCTCATCGCCCGCTTCGCTCCAAAGATCGCGTTCTTTTTTGAAGTACCACGGGGTTGCGGGGCCCTGGTATCCGTACCGCACCAGAATCTCGTACGCCTTGATGGCGTTGCCTCGGCGGCGTTCGAAACGAACACGAGTCAGTACAAACCGCCAATCGTTGATCGGTACCAGTTGGCAAAGTGTCTGATACGCATTGTTGTATGCCGTGTTCTGGATGTCCCAGTCCTCGATCGGCTGATCTTTTATCACGTCAGGAAGTTCTCGGTATCCGATTGCTCGCACCCTGCGATACGCCGCATCAGCAAGCCATGCATAGAGGATTTGTTCCCGCCTCGCGTTGAGCGGCGGTGGTGAGTCCGCAATCGTCATCTTGATCAATCCGTCGATTGACATTGCGCCGGAATCGACTTGCTGTTCGGCCAGTGCTGCGATGCACCGTTTCATCACTTGCTCAGTCGCAGCGATCACTTTATTGAGATGTCGCTTGCGGACGCGTGGATGATCAATCGTGACAAGATGGTTTCTCCATTCGATGATCGATCCTCGGTCTGGCGTGGGCGTTGTGGAATCCTCAACCAGTTGCTCCGGATCAATTCCCAGTGCGATGCGCTGTTCAATAGCAGCCGTCATCGGATCGCGATCGTAGTCGGTAAGCCAACGGTCAGTGTGGTCTGATGAAACTGCTTCTTTTTCGCCGGCGATGTCGGCAAACAATGGAATCTGCGGATCCAAGACCTGCTCATTTTTATCGACCGTCGCAACCATGATCCAGTCCGTACACGGTGTTGCTTGGAGCGTCGTGTTAAGCGTAACGGGGTGTGGACTTCGCCAACCGGCATTAGAGAACGTCCAAATCTTGACCGCCTGGTGAGCGATCTCGTCGTCTTTGCTGTCGCAACCAAAGCTCAGTCTCACGCGATGCTGCGGAGAGTGATCGGGCAGACGGAACCAGAGATGAATCGCGTCTCGGGGTGTGATGGCAGCGGCGCGAACTGTTTCGGGAAGCTCCGTGAAAGAACACGGGGAAAGCATGATCCGCTCAAAAGACTGGTCATTGAACTCCTGGGGCGCAGACTCAAAAGGTGCGATCGGGATAGGAGTTTGATTTGGATGAATCGACGTCCAGTCGTTTGTGACGATGTAGCATTCGTCATCAGTCAACTGCAAATCACAGTTCCAGTCGGCGGCAACATGGAGCCGCTGCATTCTATCCAAAAATGCAACGACATCACTCGGCAGGCGTGAGGCGTCGATCGATTGCATTTCTCGTAGCTTCGGGATGACCGGCGATAGCGTTCGCAGTGTCTTGTCGCGTTCCTCCATGAATGGACGATTGGGGCCAGTGGCGATGCCACGCATCAAGCTTGTGATGCGATTTTGATGCCACCGGTTAGGTAGAGTTACATCGCGACCACTCGCACCACGAATCTGACGATTGGACGAAAGATCGGGTGCCGGAGATGGCATCAAACGCACGACGGTTGCATCGCTCGGATGAGCGATCGCAGAACTGATCTTCACTGCCTCGATTGATTCGTCGCCGGAATCCGCCCGCAAAAAAACAATGTCGATCGGTTCGCTTGCCCGCAGATCCGGGAGCAAGAAAAAGACGAGTCCGATGGTAGCGATCACGGTTTGAGCGATCGTTTTCCGATCGAGGAGAGCGTCTTTTAGGTCTGTCGTTTGTTTGCCGATTCGGTCGATGAAAATCAACTGACGCATTCGTTCTTGGGCATGTTGCGTAGGAAAATGGTTTTGAACAAACCATTGTATCCGCAACACGTCAAGCCACGAGGATACCGCGATTGTTCCCCGGCAGAGCTGAATCACGCCTCGTACTGCCTCTGACCAAATCTTCGGATTCGGCTCATCAGCTGACGAGCATCCGCCCCGGTTATTGCACCGAAACCGTGGCTAACGCCATGCGGCTGACGCTAAAAACAAAGGTTGA from Roseiconus lacunae includes the following:
- a CDS encoding helix-turn-helix domain-containing protein, encoding MDAFAKVITHLHENFAECLSTEELAEMAGLSVGHYERRFRRAFGASPRQYLVRIRVEQAAKILLETDMTVSEVAHAGGFYDHAYFSRSFRKIMQLSPSQYRGR